From Actinomycetota bacterium:
TCGCGGTGACGGGGGAGGCGGAGCCGTGAATCGGTACGCTCGGTCGAGCGACGAGGAGCGCGTCCGGTGTTGACGGTCGGTGTCGATATCGGCGGCTCGTCCATCCACGCGCTCGTCCTCGACGACGCCGGTGACGGTGACGAGGTTGTGGGCCGCGTCCATCTGCGAACCCCGATGACCGGCGATCGCACCGACGTGCTCGACGTGATGTGGGCCGCGGTGCAGGAGTCGATCGAGGCCGGGGACGCCTCCATCGACGACATCCCAGCGGTGGGTATCGCCAGCCCGGGGATCGTCATCGAGGGCACCGTCGGCGGGGCGTTCAACGTGCCCGGGTGGTACGAGCGGTTCTCGATCCAGAGGCTGTTCGAGGAGCGCGTCGAGCGACCCTGCCGCGTGATCAACGATGCGACCGCTGCTGCCGTGGGTGAGCATCGTCTCGGTGCGGGGCGCGGCCACGACAACCTCCTCTACGTGACCATCGGCACGGGGGTCGGCGGCGGCCTGATCCTCGGAGGAAAGCCGTACGAGGGTCGCCTCGGAGGCGCCGGCGAGCTCGGTCACATGATCGTGCAGCGCGGGGGAGCCGTGTGCCCGTGTGGCCGGCGCGGCTGCGTCGAGGCGTACGCGGGGCGCCGGGCGATGGCGCAGGCGGCCGAGCGCGAGATGGCCGCGGGGCGCCACACCATCCTGTTCGACCTCAAGGACGAGCAGGGCAAGCGGCGGCTGACATCGGGTGTGTTCCGGGCGGCGCTCGACGCGGGCGATCCCTTCGTCGGCGACCTGCTCGATGATGCGATCTCGGCGCTCGGCGCGGGCATCGCCTCGACCGTCAACCTCCTCGACGTCGAGCTGGTCCTGATAGGGGGAGGGTTCGCCGACAAGTTCGCGCCCTTCTTCGTCTACCGAGTGGAGGCCGCGGCCCGCCCCAGCCTCTTCCTGCAACCGCCCCACGTCCGCTTCGGTACGGCCGACCTGGGAGGTGACGCCAGCGCCCTGGGCGCCGCCATGGTGGCGCGTGACGACGTCATCGACGACGGGGACGGCTAGGAGGCTGGCGTTACGCTGGCCTCTCGCCCTCGGCTGCCGTCAGCAGGAGCGCCCCCGTGACCCACCTCGACGACGCGCGCACCATCGTCACGTTCCTGCGCGCTGCGGTCGACCACGCCGTGACCCGCCTCGCCGAGCAGACCAGCAAGGACGGGCGCATCTCCGTGTCGGCGCTCGACGAGCACCAGACCGTGGCCTACGACATCGCCGCGCTCGCGTCCCGGGTCGCCGCCGCCGAGCGGTTGCTCACTTACGGCGAGCACGGCGGACGGGAGGCCGCGCTCGCGCTCGCGTTCGCTGCGGAGACGGCAGCTGACCTCGCCGGACGCGTCACGGGTCGCCTCGATCGCTACGGGCTCGACGCTGCCTGGCTCGCGGGAGATATCGGGGCGGCGGTGGAAGCTGGCCGCTCGAGCGACTTCCTGACAGCGCTCGGCGCCGCGGTGATCGACGGGGACGGCGAAGCAGGGCCGCGCCACCTCGGCGAGGAGCGCGAGATGGTGCGCGACACCTTCCGTCGGTTCGCCGAGGAGCGCGTGAAGCCGGTCGCTGAGGAGATCCACCGTGAGGATCGTGACATCCCCGACGAGATCATCCAGGGTCTCGCCGAGCTCGGCTGCTTCGCCCTGTCGATCCCCGATACCTACGGGGGTTACGCCGAGGGTGGCGAGGACGACCTGCTCAACATGGTGCTCGTCACCGAGGAGCTCTCACGCGGCTCGCTGGGCGTCGCGGGCTCGCTCATCACGCGCCCCGAGATCATCTCCACGGCCATCCTGCGGGGCGGCACCGAGGAGCAGAAGCAACGCTGGCTGCCGGCGATCGCGTCGGGTGAGAAGATGTGCGCCGTCGCGGTCACCGAGCCCGACTTCGGGTCGGACGTCGCCGGGGTCAAGACCATGGCGACCCGCACTGGCGACGAGTGGGTGATCGACGGCGTCAAGACGTGGTGCACCTTCGCGGGCAAGGCGGAGCTGCTGCTGCTGCTCGCGCGCACCGATCCGGACCGGTCGAAGGGCCACCGTGGTCTGTCGCTGTTCGTGGTTCCCAAGCCGCGCAACGAGGGTCATTCGTTCGAGGTCACCCAGGACGGTGGCGGGCGGATGACCGGTCGCGCCATCTCCACCCTCGGCTACCGCGGGATGCATAGCTTCGAGGTCGTGTTCGAGAACTGGCGGGTGGCGCACACCGACCTCATCGGCGAGGACGACGGCGTCGGGCAGGGCTTCTACCTGCAGATGCAGGCGTTCGCCGCGGGTCGGCTGCAGACCGCCGCGCGGGCGCAGGGGCTGATGCAGGCCGCGCTCGACGCCGCGGTCACCTACACCGGGCAGCGGCACGTGTTCGGCGAGCCGCTCGCGAGCTACGAGCTGACCCGGACCAAGATCGCCCGCATGGCCGCGGAGCTGGTCGCGTCGCGCAACTTCTCGTTCGAGGTGGCGCGGATGCTCGCCGGGGGGGAGGGTCAGCTCGAGGCGAGCGAGGTCAAGCAGTTCAGCTGCCTGGCGGCCGAGTGGATCACCCGCGAGGCGCAGCAGCTGCACGGTGGGTACGGCTACGCCGAGGAGTACGCCGTCAGCCGCTACTTCGTCGACGCGCGCGTGCTGTCGATCTTCGAGGGCGCTGACGAGGTGCTGGCCCTACGGGTGATCGCGCGCACCCTGCTCCAGGACGCGCTCTAGTTCCCGTGGTCACCGTCGCGAGCCCCGACGAGCGCACGGTCACGCCCGTTCGCGATGGCGACCGCGATGGCACGGTTGCCGGCGCGGCGCTGGAGGCCGGTCAGGTCGGGCCCGGGGAGGGACGTGCCGGCGGCGCGTGAACGCTGTACCGCTGGTTGTGGTGGCGCGGTGGCCGCGGGTACCGGGTTCGCGGTCGCCCCGTTCCCTCCGACCCCCGCACCGCTACCGCTGGAGCTGCTGCTCGAGGTCGCGCTAGGGCCGAAGGTGTGCTTGCTTCCGGCCCGGAAGATCACCGTCGACCGGGTGTGATCCACGCCGGCTTCGATCGCGGCGCCGCCCTGGCCCTTGCCGCCGGTACCGGAGACCTTCACGGAGTAGCGGTCGAGGTCGAAGACCTTGGCGACCATGGACGTCTCGAGCGTCACACCTTCGACGAGGCGTTCCACCACGGCGATGACCCCGCTGCGGGTCGCACTGGAACCCGCTCCCTCCAGGTACTGGCGGACCTCGGTGACCATGTTCACCAGGATCTGCTCGGCTCCGGTCACGGTCGTGCCGACACTCACCTCGACACCGAACATGCCGCCCACGCCGGCCTGTACCTCGTCCAGACGCCGCCGCAGCTGGGCGACGACGGAGCCGGGAAGGATGGCCGCGAGCACCTGGAAGATCCCCGTGGACGCAGCCGCCGTGACCTTCGTCTCCATCTTGAGCTCGCTGGCATCGAGTGCCATCGTGGCGTAGTGGAGTTTGAGCATCAGCGAGGTCGTGTGCTGTCCCGAGAAGCCACCCTGGACCAGTCGGGCCACACCGGGCAGACCCGCCTTGCCCTCCACGCCGACGGAGGCCGACATGCCGACGGTCACCGACTGCGTCGCTCCACCGCCCTGTTGGTTCAGAGCCAGTTCGGTCTCGGCGAACCGCTCGGCGAGCGCCGTCCCCTTCAGGTCGACGGTCCCGAGCGCACTCGCCTCGCCCTCTGCCTCGACGTAGTCGGCGACGCGGAACCGCAACGAGGTGGCGCGGTCGGCGAACGACGCGACGGTGCCGGCGTGAGCCATCGCGTTGAAGGGGGCAGGTAGCACGCCGGCGGCGCCGAGCCCGCCGAGGAAGGTGACCATGCCGCCGAGGCCGTCGCAGGTGTCGTCGTCGCCGCCCTTGTTGAACTCGAAGGTGCCCGTGAGCGTGCCTCGGTAACCGCCCTCGACGCGGCCCTTCGCGGACGCGAGGTCGACGCTCTCGCCCGAGAGCGCCTTGAACGCGTCGACGAGGTCTGATGAGTTCGATGAGCCCGCCGGCACGTTGACCTCGACGCCCACGCCGCCGCCCTGGCTGGTGTTGGCCTGCACGTTGAGACCGAGCGTCCCCTGACCCGTCAGGGTCACCGTGAACTTGTCACCTACCCGTTTGATCGCGATCTCCGAGCCACCACCGAGCCGCACGTTGACGACCCGCACGGGGATGTCGACGTTGCCCTTCACGAAGAACTTGAGCTCGTTCTCGCTGTCGGGTCCGAGGTTGGGGAGCATGTCGTCGACGCACGGGCCTATCGCCTGGCCGAGCGGGGCGCAGACCTCGCCGAGCAGCTCGCGCTCCCGTTGGGCGCGACCACGTTGGACCTTGGCGCGGGTCGAGGCGACCAGGCGTGAGGCACGCGCTCGCAGGCTCCGGCCGGTGCCACGCAGACCGTTCACGGCGGCGTTCTTCAGCTGTCGGACGCGGTCGACGCCACGTTGGATCGCCTGCTTGGCGCCGTCCCAGATCTCCCGTGCCTTCTGCTGCAGGAGCTCGATGCCACGGCGCATCCGCGCCTTCAAGCTGTCCCACGCTCGCTGGAACCCCTGCGCCAGCTGCTGCGCCTTCTCCCGGACGCGCTGGACGAACTGTCGGATACGCGACGTCACGGCCGTGATCGCGGTCTTGATGGGACCGGGCACGAGTGACCAGACGGTGGACAGCAGCCCGCGGACACGGTCGGCAGTGCCTCCCGCGCGACCGCGGATGGCACCGACGAGCCGGTCGAACGCACGGCGCGCACCGTTCACGAGCCCGTCCCACGCGCGCTTCGCAGCGTTGCCGATCCGACCGATCGTCGCGCGGATCCCGCTGACGAGTCGGTCGATGCCGGCGCGCAGCCGTTGGGCGAGGCCGGCCAGCGTCTGGGCGACGCGATCGACGACGCGGGCGACCGCCGCGCTGGCTCGCTCGATCCCGTTCGCGACGGCGTCGGCGACGTCAGCGCCGCGCTGGAGCACCCACCCCCCAACGTCGCCGGCGAACTGCCGCAGCTGGGCCAGGCGCTCCCGGACGGTCCGCTGGACGCCGCGCTTGACGCGCGTGTACAGGCTCTCCGCGCCCCGTCCGATGCCCTCGAGGACGGCTGCACCGTCGCAGTCGAGATCCGGCAGGGCGGTCTCTCCCGACCGGCTCGCCGACTCGAGGCGCTGCCGGGTCCCTCCTGCCTCGCGACCACCGCCAGCCGCGGCACCGCCTGCAGTTCGGGCACCGGGAACGACGACCGCAGGGATCACCCCAGCCATCGATGCGAACCCGCCCACCTCGCGCTGTGCCTCCTGGGCAGCCCGTTCCCCTTGACGTGATGGACCTCGAGACTCCGAGGCCGTCCGGCGTTCGAGGTCCTGCGCGTCCGTCTCTCCCCGGCTCCGTTCCCGACGGACATCGGTGTCGGCCTGCTCCCCACGCTGCTCGCCTGCACGTGTAGCCCGGCCCTCCTCCCGATCGGCCTCACCCTCGCCACCGCTGAAGATCCCGCTCAGGCCGCTGAGGAGGCCGCGGGCCCGATCGAGCAGGCCGAACGGGATGTCGAGCCGCTGCACCGTCGTGTCGGCACTGCGCTGCAGCGATGTCCCCCCCGCCAGGATGTCGGATCCGTGGGGGAGGAGGTCGGCTTCGAACACGAACCAGTCCCTCGGGGTCGCGTGGGCAGGTCCGACGAGTGGTTCGGGCGGGGCGTGGCGCGGGGTGAGGAGGGCCGCGGTCGCCCGGTTGCCGATGGTGCGCTGGAGCGCGAGCAACCGGTCCGAGCCGATGCCTGGTGCCTGCGGGTCCTCGTGGAGGCAGCCGACGAGTTGCCCGCACGACTGGAGCGACTCCGGCGCCGTGTCCTCGTGCTGCGCCTCGCGAGCGGCCGGCTCGAGATCACGGGCGTGCTCGCCCGTCCGGATGGTCGCCGCGTCCACCTGGGCCTCTCCGTCACCTCACGTCCCGCGCATGGTTCCACCCAGCCCCGCTGGGGGGGACCACTTCGGGCCAGGTGGGTAGGAACACCTCGCTGCCCGACCGGGCACGGCAGGGGGACCGTTCGGGCTGGACGGCCGTGCGGGACTTGACGAGCACCCGTTGCAGGGCGAACATTAGCGCTGTTAACTTAACGCTGTTCAGTCCATGAGGAGCGCTCGATGTTCGCTCGCATCGCCGCCATGCTCGTCCATCGCCGCCGCGCGGTGCTGATCGCGGCGCTCCTCGGCTTCATCGCCGCCGGGGCGATGGGCGGTGACGTCCAGGAGCACCTCTCCGTCGGGGGCTTCGACGATCCCGAGTCGGAGTCGACCCGGGCCGCCGAGGTGCTGGAGGAGCACTTCGCCCAGGGCATCCCCAACCTGGTGCTGCTCGTCGAGTCGCGTGCCGGCTCGGTGGACGACGTCGCCGCCGAGGGCCAGTCGCTGACCGAGCGGGTGGCCGACGCCGAGCACGTGGCCGAGGCAGCCTCCTACTGGTCGCTCGGCAACCCACCGCCGCTGCGCAGCGGGGACGGGTCGAAGGCCCTCGTGCTCGCGCGGATCGAGGGCACGCAGAGCGAGCAGCTCGAGCGGGC
This genomic window contains:
- a CDS encoding ROK family protein is translated as MLTVGVDIGGSSIHALVLDDAGDGDEVVGRVHLRTPMTGDRTDVLDVMWAAVQESIEAGDASIDDIPAVGIASPGIVIEGTVGGAFNVPGWYERFSIQRLFEERVERPCRVINDATAAAVGEHRLGAGRGHDNLLYVTIGTGVGGGLILGGKPYEGRLGGAGELGHMIVQRGGAVCPCGRRGCVEAYAGRRAMAQAAEREMAAGRHTILFDLKDEQGKRRLTSGVFRAALDAGDPFVGDLLDDAISALGAGIASTVNLLDVELVLIGGGFADKFAPFFVYRVEAAARPSLFLQPPHVRFGTADLGGDASALGAAMVARDDVIDDGDG
- a CDS encoding acyl-CoA dehydrogenase family protein, with protein sequence MVTFLRAAVDHAVTRLAEQTSKDGRISVSALDEHQTVAYDIAALASRVAAAERLLTYGEHGGREAALALAFAAETAADLAGRVTGRLDRYGLDAAWLAGDIGAAVEAGRSSDFLTALGAAVIDGDGEAGPRHLGEEREMVRDTFRRFAEERVKPVAEEIHREDRDIPDEIIQGLAELGCFALSIPDTYGGYAEGGEDDLLNMVLVTEELSRGSLGVAGSLITRPEIISTAILRGGTEEQKQRWLPAIASGEKMCAVAVTEPDFGSDVAGVKTMATRTGDEWVIDGVKTWCTFAGKAELLLLLARTDPDRSKGHRGLSLFVVPKPRNEGHSFEVTQDGGGRMTGRAISTLGYRGMHSFEVVFENWRVAHTDLIGEDDGVGQGFYLQMQAFAAGRLQTAARAQGLMQAALDAAVTYTGQRHVFGEPLASYELTRTKIARMAAELVASRNFSFEVARMLAGGEGQLEASEVKQFSCLAAEWITREAQQLHGGYGYAEEYAVSRYFVDARVLSIFEGADEVLALRVIARTLLQDAL